One genomic window of Pseudomonas sp. LFM046 includes the following:
- a CDS encoding dipeptidase: MRKLLIALVVLIPVGLGIFFVLPQLIDREMNTVATPPPYRASDSAENLHKTLFIADLHDDALLWNRDLLVRHDFGHSDLPRLLEGHVGLQVFSTVTKTPRGLNYESNGADSDNITLLVMAQRWPKETWSSLLQRALYQSRRLQAAADHSQGKLTLIRSREDFASYLVAWEKDPNRVAAILATEGLHPLEGKLENVDRLYDAGFRIAGLTHFFDNEVGGSAHGLEKGGLTPFGRRVIARLEEKKMLVDLAHASRALIDDVLDMAERPVLVSHTGVEGTCPGTRNLTDAHIQRIAATGGVIGIGYWETAVCDTSVKAIVRAIRYTADKVGVAHVALGSDFDGTVHTPFDTSGLAQLTQGLQEAGFSEADIAAIMGGNVRRLLLENLP; the protein is encoded by the coding sequence ATGCGCAAACTGCTGATCGCTCTAGTGGTGCTGATCCCCGTAGGACTGGGCATCTTCTTCGTTCTGCCTCAACTCATCGACCGCGAGATGAACACGGTGGCCACGCCACCGCCTTACCGCGCCTCCGATTCCGCCGAAAACTTGCACAAGACCCTCTTCATCGCTGACCTGCACGATGACGCGCTGCTCTGGAACCGCGATCTGCTGGTGCGCCATGACTTCGGTCACAGCGATCTGCCGCGCCTGCTGGAAGGGCATGTCGGCCTGCAGGTGTTCTCCACCGTCACCAAGACTCCGCGTGGCCTGAACTACGAAAGCAACGGCGCCGACAGCGACAACATCACCCTGCTGGTCATGGCCCAGCGCTGGCCCAAGGAAACCTGGAGCAGCCTGTTGCAGCGCGCGCTTTATCAGAGCCGGCGGTTGCAGGCGGCTGCCGACCACAGCCAGGGCAAGCTGACCCTGATCCGCAGTCGTGAGGATTTCGCCAGCTACCTCGTCGCCTGGGAAAAGGACCCGAACCGCGTCGCCGCGATCCTCGCCACCGAGGGCCTGCACCCGCTCGAAGGCAAGCTGGAAAACGTCGATCGCCTCTACGACGCGGGCTTCCGCATCGCCGGCCTGACCCACTTCTTCGATAACGAAGTGGGCGGTTCCGCCCATGGCCTGGAGAAGGGAGGACTGACCCCCTTCGGCCGCCGGGTGATCGCCCGCCTGGAAGAGAAGAAGATGCTGGTGGACCTTGCCCACGCGTCCCGCGCCCTGATCGACGACGTGCTGGACATGGCCGAGCGTCCGGTGCTGGTGTCTCACACCGGCGTCGAAGGCACCTGCCCGGGTACCCGCAACCTCACTGACGCCCACATCCAGCGTATCGCCGCCACCGGCGGGGTGATCGGCATCGGCTACTGGGAAACCGCCGTCTGCGACACCTCGGTCAAGGCCATCGTCCGGGCCATTCGCTACACCGCTGACAAGGTGGGCGTGGCGCACGTGGCGCTGGGCTCCGACTTCGACGGTACGGTGCACACGCCCTTCGACACCAGTGGCCTGGCACAGCTGACCCAGGGCCTGCAGGAGGCCGGTTTCAGCGAGGCGGATATCGCCGCCATCATGGGCGGGAACGTCCGCAGGCTGCTCCTGGAGAACCTTCCTTAG
- a CDS encoding GGDEF domain-containing protein — MKHVNWKEDVDLLSRLRLFQNVAANNLQQLIKEFRACDLDEGEVVLSPFNRNQYLYLVLSGRMKVYLGSLDNSPVSTVEPGECAGEISFIDNDRPSAYVVASEPTTALRLHRQSLMGLFQHSPQLMQNLLELLCQRVRHGNQIILDAEQNAKVDTLTGLFNRRWLEHIYQRESTRCAFNRQPMSMLMLDVDNFKAYNDRHGHLAGDYALCLVAHTLRNQLRPKDSMARYGGEEFVILLPEMDGTEARTIGERLRMSLEQISSFYSPLGVLPGVTVSIGLAEMHQPDSLQGLIARADSALYQAKQDGRNRLNG; from the coding sequence ATGAAGCATGTCAACTGGAAAGAAGACGTAGATTTGTTGAGCCGGTTGCGCCTGTTCCAGAACGTCGCCGCGAATAATCTCCAGCAACTGATCAAGGAGTTTCGCGCTTGCGATCTGGACGAGGGTGAAGTCGTGCTGTCGCCATTCAACCGCAATCAGTACCTCTATCTGGTGCTGAGCGGGCGGATGAAGGTCTACCTGGGCTCTCTGGACAACAGTCCGGTGAGCACGGTGGAGCCGGGGGAGTGCGCCGGCGAGATCAGCTTCATCGACAACGATCGTCCGTCTGCCTACGTGGTGGCCAGCGAGCCCACCACGGCGTTGCGCTTGCACCGGCAGTCCCTGATGGGCCTGTTCCAGCATTCGCCGCAATTGATGCAGAACCTGCTGGAGCTGCTCTGCCAGCGGGTCCGCCACGGCAACCAGATCATTCTCGACGCCGAACAGAACGCCAAGGTCGACACCCTGACCGGGCTGTTCAACCGGCGCTGGCTGGAGCACATCTACCAGCGCGAAAGCACCCGCTGCGCCTTCAACAGGCAGCCGATGTCGATGCTCATGCTGGATGTGGATAACTTCAAGGCCTACAACGACCGCCACGGCCACCTGGCCGGCGACTATGCCCTTTGCCTGGTCGCCCACACCTTGCGCAATCAGCTGCGGCCCAAGGACAGCATGGCCCGCTACGGTGGCGAGGAGTTCGTCATCCTCCTGCCGGAAATGGATGGCACAGAGGCCCGCACCATCGGTGAGCGACTGCGGATGAGTCTGGAGCAGATTTCATCCTTCTACTCACCGCTGGGCGTGCTGCCCGGTGTCACCGTCTCCATCGGCCTCGCCGAAATGCACCAGCCCGACAGCCTGCAAGGTCTGATCGCCCGGGCCGACAGCGCGCTCTACCAGGCCAAGCAGGATGGGCGAAATCGCCTGAACGGATAA